Proteins encoded within one genomic window of Saccharopolyspora pogona:
- a CDS encoding alpha/beta fold hydrolase, with protein MSRVDETVDVPHLGGSSIGVTFGRPYDPTLPTLVLINSYTTSAELYRPQYADPDLNAAVNLLALEPYGHGRTRATYPHFTYWDSAIANLQVLSALGIGEAFVLGTSQGGWIATRMALLAPDVVQGLIPLGTSFDVESQRSRDLGCWDAPAFCTPFIDAFTEPVDDDWVVPDQFVDDTFDAALGGLSSTERRFWLTTYRHNFAGDEGRHRLRLCTINLRDRDGLYGRLDDVTAPVLWLHGSADQVYSVANAQEEIGLFTRSLDARLEVIPDGQHFLSASKPAEVDSAILDFVGRWA; from the coding sequence ATGAGCAGAGTTGATGAAACCGTCGACGTCCCGCATCTCGGCGGATCGTCGATCGGAGTCACCTTCGGAAGGCCGTACGATCCTACGCTCCCTACGTTGGTGCTGATCAATTCCTACACCACCTCTGCCGAGCTGTACCGGCCCCAGTATGCCGATCCGGATCTCAACGCGGCGGTCAACTTGCTCGCGTTGGAGCCCTACGGGCACGGTCGCACACGGGCCACCTATCCCCACTTCACGTACTGGGATAGCGCAATCGCCAACCTTCAAGTGCTATCTGCGCTGGGCATCGGGGAAGCATTCGTCTTGGGAACTTCTCAGGGCGGATGGATTGCCACTCGCATGGCGCTGCTGGCGCCCGACGTCGTGCAGGGCCTGATCCCACTCGGCACCTCATTCGATGTCGAAAGCCAGCGCAGCCGAGACCTGGGATGTTGGGATGCCCCCGCATTCTGCACGCCTTTCATCGACGCCTTCACCGAACCTGTAGACGACGACTGGGTCGTGCCCGACCAGTTCGTTGACGACACCTTTGACGCCGCGCTAGGCGGGCTGTCATCGACGGAGCGCCGGTTCTGGCTCACAACCTACCGACACAACTTCGCCGGGGACGAAGGCCGCCACCGGCTACGCCTGTGCACGATCAATCTGCGCGATCGCGACGGCCTCTACGGTCGGCTGGACGACGTCACCGCACCGGTGCTGTGGTTGCACGGCTCCGCTGATCAGGTGTACTCGGTCGCGAACGCGCAGGAGGAAATCGGATTGTTCACCCGCTCACTCGACGCCCGCCTCGAAGTGATCCCAGACGGGCAGCATTTCCTCAGCGCATCCAAGCCGGCCGAAGTCGACAGCGCCATCCTCGACTTCGTAGGGAGGTGGGCATGA
- a CDS encoding YlbE family protein, which translates to MTTASRTARTSERPVLTDAGADLRSRANETAVSAMLAVDPVLVDVAPVLEALPGMTPRTILTSGAPMEWREYTGGQRRAVLGAALFEGLAETLDEADRLLHAGEILVRPCHDHGCVGSVTGVTSASMPVLVVQDAASGRRGHCVLYEGSDRQRLTYGVWNATVHDRLMWIRRVLAPRLSAALRQTGGVRINPIIRRALGMGDDLHSRNTAATAVLFQQLVDPVLGANGADADTREVLAFIRQNDLFFLHVAMATGKCIADAATGIPHSSIVTAMALNEKQFALRTSGTGDRWFRAPIPELRAKLFEGLRVEDTAFMGGESLITETVGLGGLAAAAAFSLQDYSGGSAEAMMRITNEMYRITATEHPLWKIPSLGFRGVPYGIDASLVAWTGITPRIHMGAALREGGHAGAGLLIAPIEPFREADTALTA; encoded by the coding sequence ATGACCACCGCTTCCCGCACCGCCCGGACCTCTGAACGTCCGGTCTTGACGGACGCCGGCGCCGATCTCCGGTCGCGCGCCAACGAGACCGCGGTATCGGCCATGCTCGCGGTCGATCCGGTGCTCGTTGACGTGGCCCCCGTCCTTGAGGCATTGCCGGGAATGACTCCACGAACGATCCTTACGTCAGGCGCGCCCATGGAATGGCGGGAGTACACCGGAGGTCAGCGGAGGGCAGTCCTCGGGGCCGCACTCTTTGAAGGTCTGGCTGAAACCCTCGATGAGGCGGACCGGTTGTTGCACGCTGGCGAAATTCTCGTGCGGCCCTGCCATGACCACGGCTGCGTCGGCTCAGTGACTGGCGTCACCTCGGCCTCCATGCCGGTCTTGGTGGTGCAGGATGCGGCATCCGGTCGTCGCGGACATTGCGTCCTGTACGAAGGCAGCGACCGACAGCGGCTCACTTACGGAGTCTGGAATGCCACGGTGCATGACCGGCTGATGTGGATCCGTCGCGTGCTCGCGCCTCGGCTGTCCGCCGCACTTAGGCAGACGGGTGGTGTGCGGATCAATCCGATCATCCGTCGCGCCCTCGGCATGGGAGACGACCTTCACAGCCGGAATACCGCGGCCACGGCGGTCCTGTTTCAGCAGTTGGTTGACCCCGTCCTCGGGGCCAACGGTGCCGATGCCGACACCCGAGAGGTGCTCGCATTCATCAGGCAGAACGACCTCTTCTTTCTCCACGTCGCCATGGCCACGGGAAAGTGCATCGCCGATGCCGCCACAGGCATCCCGCACAGCAGCATCGTGACGGCCATGGCGCTCAACGAGAAGCAGTTTGCCCTACGAACCTCCGGTACAGGCGATAGATGGTTCCGTGCACCTATCCCTGAGCTCCGAGCGAAGCTGTTCGAGGGACTCCGCGTGGAGGACACTGCGTTCATGGGTGGCGAAAGTCTGATCACTGAAACTGTGGGCCTTGGTGGACTCGCAGCCGCCGCTGCCTTCTCACTGCAGGACTACAGCGGCGGGTCGGCCGAAGCGATGATGCGTATCACCAATGAGATGTATCGCATCACTGCCACGGAACATCCACTATGGAAAATCCCCTCACTCGGATTCCGAGGCGTCCCGTACGGTATCGATGCCTCGCTGGTGGCCTGGACGGGCATCACGCCCCGTATTCACATGGGTGCCGCACTGCGCGAGGGCGGTCACGCTGGCGCTGGCCTCCTGATTGCCCCGATCGAACCTTTCCGGGAAGCGGACACCGCGCTCACCGCGTGA
- a CDS encoding DUF5753 domain-containing protein: MAITKTVPLLMLSNELNRLKAESKVSNPEAAQHLGCAATKINRILTMTSKPTVGDVKLLAEKYGASPELTDVLVDLARNLGRKGDWTGYRALYPGWLRMLISLEQYSGRIRIVQSEIIPGLLQTEGYVRALHEAPTPFGNTSNVDDAVRARRERQEIITRDDNRPMLSFVLSESSLRRVFGSKDVMREQMEHLLDTSRLANVQLQVLPFANASPVTHASVQFALLHVPGPGIAAPLNFVYVEQYDDARYLDDQARVEAYEQLWGHLQAAALGPVESADFIGKVAEEYK; the protein is encoded by the coding sequence ATGGCAATCACAAAGACAGTCCCGTTGCTGATGCTGAGCAACGAGCTGAACCGGCTGAAGGCGGAGTCCAAGGTCAGCAACCCCGAGGCCGCACAGCATCTCGGCTGCGCCGCCACAAAGATCAACCGGATTCTGACGATGACGTCGAAGCCAACCGTGGGCGACGTCAAGCTACTCGCCGAGAAATACGGCGCCAGCCCGGAACTGACCGACGTCCTGGTGGACCTCGCTCGCAACCTCGGCAGGAAAGGCGACTGGACCGGTTACCGCGCCCTGTACCCGGGATGGTTGCGCATGCTGATCAGCCTCGAGCAGTACAGCGGCCGAATCCGCATCGTCCAGTCCGAGATCATCCCAGGACTACTCCAAACCGAGGGCTACGTCCGCGCTCTCCACGAAGCTCCGACCCCGTTCGGGAACACCTCCAACGTCGACGACGCCGTCCGGGCACGACGTGAACGCCAGGAAATCATCACCCGCGACGACAACCGCCCGATGCTCAGCTTCGTGTTGTCCGAGTCCAGCCTCCGCCGCGTCTTCGGAAGCAAAGACGTCATGCGGGAACAGATGGAGCACCTGCTCGACACCTCCCGGCTCGCCAACGTGCAACTCCAGGTCCTTCCGTTCGCCAACGCCAGCCCTGTCACCCACGCCTCGGTGCAGTTCGCACTGCTGCACGTCCCCGGTCCGGGCATCGCCGCACCCTTGAACTTCGTCTACGTCGAGCAGTACGACGACGCCCGCTACCTCGACGACCAGGCACGCGTCGAGGCATACGAGCAGCTCTGGGGCCACCTTCAAGCCGCTGCGCTGGGCCCGGTGGAGTCAGCCGATTTCATCGGGAAAGTGGCGGAGGAATACAAGTAA
- a CDS encoding DUF397 domain-containing protein: MHSHEYLPDSAFDNARWQKASASEPQHSCVEFAKVDNVIAVRDSKAPDGPILQFNEHEIAAMLAGAKGGEFDHLI, from the coding sequence ATGCACTCCCACGAGTACCTACCTGACAGCGCCTTCGACAACGCACGATGGCAGAAAGCGAGCGCCAGCGAGCCCCAGCACAGCTGCGTGGAGTTCGCGAAAGTCGACAACGTGATCGCCGTACGCGATTCCAAAGCGCCCGACGGCCCGATTCTCCAGTTCAACGAGCACGAGATCGCGGCCATGCTCGCCGGCGCCAAAGGTGGCGAGTTCGACCACTTAATCTGA
- a CDS encoding AraC family transcriptional regulator: MDAFADLFRGVRAQGSLFGSSTLSAPWSLVFVDGAPLTLCTVLEGSGWIVPEGRPPEHLATGETVIVRGPAPFSFVDEIGTEAEPIECGEHCATPEQGGTLHRLGWNDCGPDDPAGATTLVVGAYPVRGEIGRRLLDALPDVLRVAPGGAADAVRDLLAAEVAVDAPGQQVVLDRLLDWMLVCSLREWFDRPGGEPPAWYAAHRDPVVGHALRLLHAEPAAPWTVSSLADRSGVSRATMAKRFADLVGEPPLTYLTCWRMTLAADLLADRKAATIAEIARTVGYSDAFGFSAAFKRIRGITPSEFRRTGTASPDRGDLPELMTSDSRHAPRTERRRRADDVRRHRE; encoded by the coding sequence GTGGACGCCTTCGCTGATCTGTTCCGTGGTGTACGAGCTCAGGGGTCACTGTTCGGCAGCTCAACCCTGTCCGCGCCCTGGTCGTTGGTCTTCGTGGACGGCGCCCCCCTGACCCTGTGCACCGTGCTCGAGGGATCCGGGTGGATCGTCCCGGAGGGTCGCCCGCCCGAGCACCTCGCCACCGGTGAGACGGTGATCGTGCGGGGCCCCGCGCCGTTCTCCTTCGTCGACGAGATCGGAACCGAGGCCGAGCCGATCGAGTGCGGCGAGCACTGCGCGACGCCCGAGCAGGGCGGGACCCTGCACCGGCTCGGCTGGAACGACTGTGGCCCCGACGACCCGGCCGGCGCGACGACACTGGTCGTCGGCGCCTACCCGGTACGGGGCGAGATCGGCCGGCGGTTGCTGGATGCGCTGCCCGACGTCCTGCGCGTCGCACCCGGCGGTGCGGCCGACGCCGTGCGGGACCTCCTGGCCGCCGAGGTCGCCGTCGACGCGCCGGGCCAGCAGGTCGTGCTCGACCGGCTGCTGGACTGGATGCTGGTGTGCTCGCTGCGCGAGTGGTTCGACCGGCCCGGCGGCGAGCCGCCCGCGTGGTACGCCGCGCACCGCGACCCGGTGGTCGGCCACGCCCTACGGCTGCTGCACGCCGAACCGGCGGCGCCGTGGACGGTCTCCTCGCTGGCCGACCGGAGCGGGGTGTCGCGCGCCACGATGGCGAAACGGTTCGCCGACCTGGTCGGCGAACCACCCCTGACCTACCTCACATGCTGGCGCATGACCCTCGCGGCGGACCTGCTGGCCGACCGCAAGGCGGCCACCATCGCCGAGATCGCCCGCACCGTGGGCTACTCCGACGCCTTCGGGTTCAGCGCAGCGTTCAAACGCATCCGCGGCATCACCCCCAGCGAGTTCCGGCGCACCGGCACCGCATCTCCCGACCGCGGCGACCTCCCCGAGCTCATGACATCAGACTCCCGACATGCACCCCGGACAGAACGCCGGCGTCGAGCTGACGACGTCCGGCGACATCGGGAGTAG
- a CDS encoding NAD(P)H-binding protein, translated as MDNSTTLVLGATGKTGRRVAARLRLRGTPVRAASRSSRTPFDWSDPAGWDRALRGIATAYIVPPTVPGPVHDFVTRAEATGVQHLVLLSGHGADAWGDSTFGLDMRSAEDAVRGSALEWTVLRPSNFDQNFDEDLFHAPLAAGELALPAGAVPEPFIDLEDVADVAAAVLTEPGRHAGRVYELTGPRPLTFAEAVELISRASGQPITYKQITPAEYTATLVDQGLSEDDAHHVTEMFVLMERGVGAGTSDGVATVLGRAPRTFEDYVVRAAAAGAWRR; from the coding sequence ATGGACAACAGCACCACTCTCGTTCTCGGCGCCACCGGCAAGACCGGCCGGCGGGTCGCCGCCCGGTTGCGGCTGCGCGGCACGCCGGTGCGCGCCGCCTCCCGATCCAGCCGGACCCCGTTCGACTGGTCCGACCCCGCCGGGTGGGACCGGGCACTGCGAGGCATCGCCACCGCCTACATCGTGCCGCCGACCGTGCCCGGCCCGGTGCACGACTTCGTGACACGGGCCGAGGCCACCGGCGTGCAACACCTGGTCCTGCTCTCCGGGCACGGCGCCGACGCCTGGGGCGACTCCACGTTCGGACTGGACATGCGCTCGGCCGAGGACGCCGTGCGCGGCTCGGCGCTGGAGTGGACCGTGCTGCGGCCGTCGAACTTCGACCAGAACTTCGACGAGGACCTCTTCCACGCCCCGCTGGCCGCCGGCGAGCTGGCACTCCCGGCCGGTGCCGTCCCCGAGCCGTTCATCGACCTGGAGGACGTCGCCGACGTCGCGGCCGCGGTGCTGACCGAGCCCGGCCGGCACGCCGGACGGGTCTACGAGCTCACCGGACCGCGCCCGCTGACCTTCGCCGAGGCCGTCGAGCTGATCTCCCGAGCGTCCGGGCAGCCCATCACCTACAAGCAGATCACCCCGGCCGAGTACACCGCGACGCTGGTCGACCAAGGCTTGAGCGAGGACGACGCCCACCACGTCACCGAGATGTTCGTGCTGATGGAACGCGGGGTGGGCGCAGGTACGAGCGACGGCGTCGCCACCGTGCTGGGCCGCGCGCCCCGGACCTTCGAGGACTACGTCGTGCGGGCCGCGGCGGCGGGAGCCTGGCGGCGATGA
- a CDS encoding pyridoxamine 5'-phosphate oxidase family protein encodes MTTATSMLTAEDLEFLGRPLHGFLTMPGGPQPPQPRPVWFEATPAGERERSLSITGRTTVETDGAHDLASRLAARYWNLHGRADDLAAILAEDQVRVVLQPEAVHRFTF; translated from the coding sequence ATGACCACCGCCACCAGCATGCTGACCGCCGAGGACCTCGAGTTCCTCGGCCGCCCCCTACACGGGTTCCTGACCATGCCCGGGGGACCGCAGCCGCCACAGCCCCGGCCGGTGTGGTTCGAGGCCACTCCGGCGGGCGAACGCGAACGCTCGTTGTCCATCACCGGTCGCACCACGGTGGAGACCGACGGAGCGCACGACCTGGCCTCCCGCCTCGCCGCCCGCTACTGGAACCTCCACGGGAGGGCCGACGATCTCGCCGCGATCCTGGCCGAGGACCAGGTCCGCGTCGTCCTTCAGCCGGAGGCCGTGCACCGCTTCACTTTCTGA
- a CDS encoding NAD(P)H-dependent oxidoreductase: MCSLVVVAHPDPESLTHELGRETTAALSGDDRSAELVDLAAEAFDPRFTKADLLHYRGEGPTPPDVVREQARLDTAQQLVLAFPVYWWSMPALLKGWIDRVFINGWAFEYSPGGRLVPKLNQLSVHLLAVAGGDADGYERHGYTNALRTQIDHGIFGFCGANIASTRIVYDSETTPVETLAAEVNSTVEHISTLAPAL, translated from the coding sequence ATGTGCAGTCTGGTAGTTGTTGCCCATCCCGATCCCGAATCGCTGACACATGAGCTCGGCCGTGAGACGACCGCTGCCCTCTCGGGCGACGACAGGTCCGCGGAGCTGGTCGACCTCGCGGCCGAAGCTTTCGATCCCCGCTTCACCAAAGCCGACCTGCTGCACTACCGCGGCGAGGGGCCCACACCGCCGGATGTCGTGCGCGAGCAAGCACGATTGGATACCGCCCAGCAGTTGGTGCTTGCCTTCCCGGTGTACTGGTGGTCTATGCCAGCTCTGCTCAAGGGCTGGATCGACCGAGTATTCATCAACGGCTGGGCCTTCGAGTACTCCCCGGGCGGACGCTTAGTCCCCAAGCTAAATCAACTGAGCGTGCACCTACTGGCCGTGGCAGGCGGTGACGCGGACGGCTACGAACGTCATGGCTATACCAACGCACTGCGGACTCAGATCGATCACGGCATTTTCGGGTTCTGCGGCGCTAACATCGCCTCGACCCGCATCGTGTACGACTCCGAAACCACTCCGGTCGAGACGCTCGCAGCGGAGGTGAACTCCACTGTGGAACACATCTCGACGCTGGCACCAGCGCTCTGA
- a CDS encoding DUF7715 family protein yields MSTAKTHQQPIPLLPVLMATYRTQGQRSTDFAWVPEGELVILASACDRDRGNPDGSCGCTRVATTKGFRPT; encoded by the coding sequence GTGAGCACAGCAAAGACCCACCAACAGCCGATTCCGCTGCTGCCGGTCCTGATGGCCACCTACCGCACCCAAGGCCAGCGCAGCACCGACTTCGCCTGGGTGCCCGAGGGGGAACTGGTCATCCTCGCCTCGGCCTGCGACAGGGACCGCGGCAACCCCGACGGCTCCTGTGGCTGCACCCGCGTGGCTACAACAAAGGGCTTCCGCCCGACCTGA
- a CDS encoding tyrosine-type recombinase/integrase — MVGAFLQHLETERGNTATTRNARLAAIHSFFRHALPRAPEHAALIQRVLAIPPKRVDRAIVDYLTRTETDALIAAPDTSTWTGRRDNALILVAVHTGLRVTELANLRIRDTHLAAGAHLRCHGKGRKDRCTPLTSVTAKVLRTWLKERGGQPDDPLFPTRRGTLLSRDAIARLVAKHAKAAEAACPSLTSKNVTPHTLRHSYGTALAEAGVDLAVMQALLGHAHVDTTARYIHLAPAHVKAEFDAARDRLRSQSQQ, encoded by the coding sequence ATGGTCGGCGCGTTCCTCCAACACCTGGAGACGGAGCGAGGCAACACGGCCACCACCCGCAACGCCCGGCTGGCCGCGATCCACTCCTTCTTCCGCCACGCCCTGCCGCGCGCGCCCGAGCACGCCGCACTCATCCAACGAGTGCTGGCCATCCCACCCAAACGCGTCGACCGCGCAATCGTCGACTACCTCACCCGCACCGAGACCGACGCCCTGATAGCCGCCCCGGATACTTCGACCTGGACCGGACGCCGCGACAACGCACTGATCCTGGTCGCCGTCCACACCGGACTACGCGTCACCGAACTGGCCAACCTCCGCATCCGCGACACCCACCTCGCCGCGGGGGCACACCTGCGCTGCCATGGCAAAGGCCGCAAAGACCGCTGCACCCCGCTGACCAGCGTCACCGCGAAAGTCCTACGCACCTGGCTGAAAGAGCGAGGCGGACAACCCGACGATCCGCTGTTTCCCACCCGGCGGGGCACCCTGCTGTCCCGCGACGCCATCGCGCGCCTGGTCGCCAAACACGCCAAGGCCGCCGAAGCCGCCTGTCCATCGCTGACCAGCAAGAACGTCACACCGCACACCCTGCGGCACTCCTACGGCACCGCCCTGGCCGAAGCGGGGGTTGATCTCGCGGTGATGCAAGCCCTGCTCGGCCACGCTCATGTCGACACCACCGCCCGCTACATCCATCTGGCTCCGGCCCACGTGAAAGCAGAATTCGATGCCGCTCGCGATCGCCTCCGCTCCCAATCCCAGCAATGA
- a CDS encoding IS3 family transposase — MVKYASPDDIAETAGTSRPEGGRFSVRRMARLLGVSASGYYAHVKRAAATVLTPHRQRRADLEVKITDVHKDSGGTYGSLRVTAELRDQGEVVSEKTVARIMAAIGIEGISPRTFKGENHGG; from the coding sequence ATGGTCAAGTACGCCAGCCCCGACGACATCGCCGAGACCGCCGGCACCAGCAGGCCCGAGGGCGGACGCTTCTCGGTCCGGCGCATGGCGCGGCTGCTGGGAGTGTCGGCATCCGGCTACTACGCGCATGTGAAACGCGCGGCGGCAACGGTTTTGACACCACACCGGCAACGCCGCGCGGACCTTGAGGTGAAAATCACCGACGTGCACAAGGATTCCGGCGGCACCTACGGGTCACTGCGGGTTACCGCAGAACTTCGTGACCAGGGTGAGGTGGTCAGCGAGAAAACCGTCGCCAGAATCATGGCCGCCATCGGGATCGAGGGCATCAGCCCGCGCACGTTCAAAGGTGAAAACCACGGTGGTTGA
- a CDS encoding transposase, whose amino-acid sequence MDTDLAGLWSCWKDVLMPPRKRRSFTTEFKVEAAHRVIDSGRTIAEVARELGLNDGLLSNWVKDERRRIAAAEVHGEKPLEAAERAELLRLRKQVADLEKDNAFLVKASAYFAAM is encoded by the coding sequence GTGGACACCGATTTGGCAGGACTGTGGTCCTGCTGGAAGGATGTCCTTATGCCTCCTCGCAAGCGCCGGTCGTTCACGACCGAGTTCAAGGTCGAGGCTGCGCATCGTGTGATCGATTCCGGTCGCACGATCGCCGAAGTTGCTCGTGAGTTGGGTCTCAACGACGGTTTGTTGAGTAACTGGGTCAAAGATGAGCGGCGCAGGATCGCCGCGGCCGAGGTTCACGGCGAGAAACCGCTGGAGGCGGCCGAGCGGGCCGAGCTGCTGCGATTGCGTAAGCAGGTGGCCGATCTGGAGAAGGACAACGCGTTCCTGGTAAAAGCCTCGGCGTACTTTGCCGCGATGTAG
- a CDS encoding class I SAM-dependent methyltransferase — protein MLDQAAVVASGADNISFVQHDVLEMPKLGTFDLAVVIYLIQYAKTIDELAAMYRNIAANVRSGGQFVALTVDSRFRHGEGSTEKYGFSVAPVVEPRDEDRLSFTMFSDPPVTVDCTHFERSTHERVAKRCGFRTLRWHELRVDPGLEGGADFYRDFLDNPPFVLLSAEMGETRSF, from the coding sequence ATGCTTGACCAAGCCGCGGTCGTGGCGAGCGGCGCCGACAACATTTCGTTCGTTCAACATGACGTGCTTGAGATGCCCAAGCTCGGTACCTTCGATCTTGCGGTGGTGATCTACCTCATTCAGTACGCGAAGACGATCGATGAGCTCGCCGCGATGTATCGGAACATCGCGGCGAATGTCCGTTCGGGCGGACAATTCGTCGCGCTTACAGTTGATTCCCGGTTCCGGCATGGAGAGGGCAGCACCGAGAAGTACGGGTTCTCGGTCGCCCCGGTGGTCGAGCCGCGCGACGAAGACCGGCTGTCGTTCACGATGTTCAGCGACCCGCCGGTGACTGTCGACTGCACCCACTTCGAGAGGTCTACTCATGAGCGCGTGGCGAAGCGTTGCGGCTTTCGCACGCTGCGCTGGCATGAACTACGCGTTGATCCCGGTCTGGAGGGCGGCGCGGATTTCTACCGCGACTTCTTGGACAACCCGCCCTTCGTTCTGCTGAGCGCGGAGATGGGGGAGACGCGGTCATTCTGA
- a CDS encoding carbamoyltransferase C-terminal domain-containing protein encodes MWVLGLNAPPLGWHDSAACLVDGDGVVHALIEQERISRNKHAIDEHPRHAASACLAIAGIRPEDIDVVAVGWDAPRHATRADFGHGVLGRPWQFGDSRNYLETELGWRLDARRHPELVFVPHHRAHAAASFYASGYPAAAVLVVDGHGDDESVSIFDARQGRPMVCRERLPIPDSLGYMYDAVSEMIGLSFLEAGKTMGLAAYGRAQGLTPWPMLEIRDGEYRPPFALPANATQKEIVMGWWDHIRSLGYRRNRVSSQQLADDLDAVRLAHSAQTSLQEAMTMLATRARTATGHENLCLSGGVALNCSANGLLPQPVFVPPVPHDAGVALGAAWSIVPPRLPADPITPYLGRVISRTEIDDALSTHGLAAKPVSPGDIAERLAAGQFGAIVVGRAEIGPRALSHRSIVASATDKAARDRLNRLKGRELWRPLCPVALPECDDEYWSANPMLHRYMVGASQVTERAYRDVPAIVHVDGTVRPQVMRDRDELMWSVLDRLRAGGVAPVAINTSFNQRGEPIVDDAQGAIRSALAIGLDFVVLEDRCVDLATNDRSE; translated from the coding sequence ATGTGGGTGCTCGGACTGAATGCGCCTCCCCTGGGCTGGCACGACTCAGCGGCGTGCTTGGTGGACGGCGATGGTGTGGTGCACGCGCTGATCGAGCAGGAGCGCATCAGCCGGAACAAGCATGCCATTGACGAACATCCCCGGCACGCGGCGTCCGCCTGCCTCGCCATCGCCGGTATCCGCCCTGAGGACATCGATGTTGTGGCTGTCGGCTGGGACGCACCGCGGCACGCGACGCGGGCCGATTTCGGGCACGGGGTGCTGGGACGTCCATGGCAGTTCGGCGACAGTCGCAACTACCTGGAGACCGAGCTGGGGTGGCGACTGGATGCGCGCCGCCACCCCGAACTCGTCTTCGTCCCGCACCATCGTGCGCACGCGGCGGCGTCCTTCTACGCGTCGGGATACCCCGCGGCCGCGGTGCTCGTGGTCGACGGGCACGGCGACGACGAGAGCGTATCCATCTTCGACGCACGCCAGGGCCGCCCGATGGTGTGTCGAGAACGCCTACCCATTCCGGACTCCTTGGGCTACATGTACGACGCCGTGTCGGAGATGATCGGGTTGTCGTTCCTCGAGGCGGGCAAGACGATGGGACTGGCCGCATACGGTCGTGCGCAGGGCCTCACACCGTGGCCCATGCTGGAGATTCGCGACGGCGAGTACCGGCCACCGTTCGCCCTACCGGCCAACGCCACGCAGAAGGAGATCGTGATGGGGTGGTGGGATCACATCCGGTCGCTCGGCTACCGACGCAACCGGGTGTCCTCCCAGCAGCTCGCCGACGATCTTGACGCAGTACGACTGGCGCACAGCGCACAGACAAGCCTGCAAGAGGCGATGACGATGCTCGCCACCCGCGCGCGAACCGCCACCGGTCACGAAAACCTGTGCCTCTCCGGCGGTGTCGCGCTGAACTGTTCGGCAAACGGGCTGTTGCCCCAACCGGTGTTCGTGCCGCCCGTGCCGCACGACGCAGGAGTAGCACTCGGCGCGGCGTGGTCCATCGTGCCACCGCGCCTGCCCGCTGACCCGATCACCCCATACCTCGGCCGCGTCATCTCGCGGACGGAGATCGACGACGCGTTGAGCACCCATGGCCTGGCCGCGAAACCAGTGTCGCCGGGGGACATTGCGGAACGGCTGGCCGCAGGGCAGTTCGGGGCAATCGTCGTCGGGCGCGCCGAAATCGGTCCCCGGGCGCTATCCCATCGATCCATCGTGGCAAGCGCCACCGACAAGGCTGCTCGCGACCGCTTGAACCGCCTCAAAGGTCGCGAATTGTGGCGACCGCTCTGCCCGGTGGCGCTGCCCGAATGCGACGACGAGTACTGGTCGGCGAACCCCATGTTGCATCGTTACATGGTCGGGGCCAGCCAGGTCACCGAACGCGCCTACCGCGATGTACCGGCAATCGTGCACGTCGATGGCACCGTGCGGCCACAAGTCATGCGGGACCGTGACGAACTGATGTGGTCCGTGCTGGACCGGCTCCGGGCAGGCGGCGTCGCGCCGGTGGCGATCAACACCTCGTTCAACCAACGCGGCGAACCCATCGTGGATGACGCTCAGGGAGCGATCCGGTCAGCGCTGGCGATCGGCCTCGACTTCGTCGTGCTTGAAGATCGGTGCGTCGACCTCGCCACTAACGACCGCTCAGAATGA